The following proteins come from a genomic window of Campylobacter coli 76339:
- a CDS encoding Putative membrane protein YfcA has protein sequence MGFEHLDTIYYFVLFFVALFAGFIDSIVGGGGLITLPALIACGIPAHLSLATNKLQSVFGSFTATLTYFKSTTLPHLAYGIFFTALGAAIGSYSVLFVKDEHLKLIILIFLTLTFLYTALRPHLGKHESEAKIKNIKFFHLVCGLTLGFYDGFLGPGTGSFWIFACVMLLGFNMKKASINTKILNFTSNIVALFIFLWQYELLWIVGLLMGAGQILGAYLGSKLVLKTNGKFIKTLFLIVVGATIIKVAWDYFS, from the coding sequence ATGGGCTTTGAACATTTAGATACGATTTATTATTTTGTATTGTTTTTTGTGGCTCTTTTTGCAGGATTTATTGATTCTATCGTAGGTGGAGGTGGACTTATCACACTTCCTGCTCTTATAGCTTGCGGAATTCCTGCACATCTTTCTTTAGCGACTAATAAGCTCCAAAGTGTTTTTGGCTCTTTTACAGCAACTTTAACTTATTTTAAATCAACCACCCTACCTCATCTTGCTTATGGTATTTTTTTCACAGCCTTAGGCGCAGCTATAGGAAGCTACAGTGTGCTTTTTGTAAAAGATGAACATTTAAAACTTATCATTTTGATTTTCTTAACTTTAACTTTTTTATACACTGCTTTGCGTCCACATTTAGGCAAACACGAGAGTGAAGCAAAGATAAAAAATATCAAATTTTTTCATCTAGTTTGTGGATTAACTTTGGGTTTTTATGATGGCTTTTTAGGGCCTGGGACAGGTTCATTTTGGATTTTTGCTTGTGTAATGCTACTAGGTTTTAATATGAAAAAAGCAAGTATCAATACTAAAATTCTAAATTTCACTAGCAATATCGTTGCTCTTTTCATCTTTTTGTGGCAATATGAACTTTTATGGATAGTGGGTTTACTTATGGGTGCAGGACAAATTTTAGGAGCCTATCTTGGATCAAAATTAGTGCTTAAAACCAATGGAAAATTTATAAAAACCTTATTTTTAATCGTCGTAGGTGCTACTATCATCAAGGTTGCTTGGGATTATTTTTCTTAA